One segment of Allorhodopirellula heiligendammensis DNA contains the following:
- a CDS encoding YbaB/EbfC family nucleoid-associated protein, with protein MFKGLGNLGNIASMIGKLQDIPDHMRQLNDRMKSERVTASSSCGHVTVTMNGVGEVQNVDVSPEVFGAGTDSALPPERLGAAIQEATNSAGADAKQLYANAVSQLASDLDVNIPGMDGILASITGGNG; from the coding sequence ATGTTCAAAGGACTTGGTAACCTCGGCAACATTGCCTCGATGATCGGCAAGCTGCAAGACATCCCTGATCACATGCGTCAGCTCAACGATCGCATGAAATCAGAACGTGTCACCGCGAGTTCCTCCTGCGGGCATGTCACCGTGACCATGAATGGCGTCGGCGAGGTTCAAAACGTCGACGTCAGCCCGGAGGTTTTCGGTGCGGGCACGGATAGCGCCTTGCCACCTGAGCGGCTCGGCGCAGCAATTCAAGAAGCGACGAATTCCGCCGGAGCGGACGCCAAACAGCTATACGCCAACGCCGTTAGCCAACTGGCTAGCGATCTCGACGTCAATATACCTGGCATGGACGGAATCCTGGCGAGCATCACGGGCGGCAATG